From the genome of Galactobacillus timonensis, one region includes:
- a CDS encoding XkdX family protein, whose amino-acid sequence MFFNFVKNYYARLKREKGEEAAKEAIKVYVPKFITAEQYEEITGEAFNA is encoded by the coding sequence ATGTTTTTCAATTTCGTGAAGAACTATTACGCACGCCTGAAGCGTGAAAAGGGCGAAGAAGCTGCCAAGGAAGCCATCAAGGTCTATGTTCCGAAGTTCATCACTGCGGAACAGTACGAAGAGATCACAGGAGAGGCATTCAATGCCTGA
- a CDS encoding phage baseplate protein has translation MAEKIKTMQADRMPIGSIYLSIDATNPSVHFGGTWERLKDRFLLAAGDTYAAGSTGGEAQHTLTKAEMPKHRHSSGSYQVGYPVNTTGNNDYCTWVNGGAVNNNEPTTGENGAVRTSWVGGGQPHNNLPPYLAVYMWVRIA, from the coding sequence ATGGCTGAAAAAATCAAGACAATGCAGGCTGATCGGATGCCGATCGGGAGCATTTACTTATCGATTGATGCTACAAATCCATCTGTTCATTTTGGAGGCACATGGGAGCGCCTGAAGGATCGTTTTCTGCTAGCGGCAGGTGATACTTACGCCGCAGGATCAACAGGTGGAGAAGCACAGCACACGCTAACAAAAGCGGAAATGCCAAAGCATAGGCACTCATCAGGCTCCTATCAGGTCGGATATCCGGTTAACACTACCGGAAATAATGATTACTGCACATGGGTTAACGGCGGCGCAGTTAATAATAACGAACCGACAACAGGAGAAAACGGCGCTGTAAGAACTTCATGGGTAGGCGGCGGTCAGCCGCATAACAATCTGCCTCCGTACTTGGCTGTTTATATGTGGGTGAGAATCGCATAG
- a CDS encoding siphovirus ReqiPepy6 Gp37-like family protein: MDFAGIVDNFSSLQWNRKYSEPGSFELHCPITEANTALLRRGSLVWKKGAKEAGVIEDLKLEETAKKAEITAKGRFLSSYMDRRLIRPFYACYGKKAELAIREIYSNAAAIPQVELGPLNGYTETVTFQATYQSLLAKVEEICAGMATGFRFRPDFVNKKIYFEFYRGLDHSITQSDRERVIFSDGFANLDSATYEENEQIYKNVCYVGGQGEGSDRTIVEVGATDSTGLERRESFLSATDVQSDKITADQYKDALKQRGNVALSNSILASSFDASVNPDGNFKYLVDYDLGDIVTVQKEAYGITQNLRITEISEVYENGIYKIEPKFGEGLTVKNLLGTMTSTGGGGVSVGGSKHASEVIAVSTSDAHTSETINGVGYQKYSKTMANAYQWDTVDVSAYPTGSSQVPTNTELANFQLIKFYGVDDAGGKTINFYCTKAVSSDFAILVTGVAYG, translated from the coding sequence ATGGATTTTGCCGGTATTGTAGACAATTTTTCGAGCCTGCAATGGAACCGGAAATACTCAGAACCAGGATCTTTCGAACTGCACTGCCCGATCACAGAAGCCAATACTGCACTGCTGCGGCGTGGCTCTTTGGTCTGGAAGAAAGGTGCGAAAGAAGCAGGCGTGATCGAGGATCTAAAGCTTGAAGAAACGGCAAAGAAAGCTGAGATCACAGCCAAAGGCCGCTTTTTGTCATCCTATATGGATCGTCGGCTGATTCGCCCTTTTTACGCCTGCTACGGGAAAAAGGCAGAGCTGGCGATCAGGGAGATCTATAGCAATGCAGCGGCAATTCCCCAGGTTGAGCTTGGACCGCTGAATGGCTACACGGAGACAGTTACCTTCCAAGCGACCTATCAAAGTCTTTTGGCTAAGGTGGAAGAGATCTGTGCTGGGATGGCAACAGGTTTCCGGTTCCGTCCTGATTTTGTAAACAAGAAGATCTATTTTGAGTTTTATCGAGGCTTGGATCACTCCATCACGCAGTCAGATCGGGAGCGTGTCATCTTTTCAGATGGCTTTGCAAATCTTGACAGCGCGACGTATGAAGAAAACGAACAGATCTATAAAAACGTCTGCTATGTTGGCGGGCAGGGCGAGGGATCGGATCGCACAATCGTTGAGGTTGGAGCGACCGATTCCACAGGCTTAGAGAGACGCGAGAGCTTTTTGTCTGCGACGGATGTGCAGAGCGATAAGATTACTGCCGATCAATACAAAGATGCGCTTAAACAGCGTGGGAATGTCGCTCTTTCAAATTCGATCCTGGCATCGTCTTTCGATGCGTCAGTCAATCCGGATGGGAATTTTAAGTACCTTGTAGACTACGATCTTGGCGATATTGTAACGGTCCAAAAAGAAGCTTACGGAATCACGCAGAACCTCAGAATCACGGAGATTTCAGAAGTTTATGAAAATGGCATCTATAAGATTGAGCCGAAGTTTGGCGAAGGTCTGACGGTCAAGAACCTGCTGGGAACGATGACCAGCACAGGCGGAGGCGGTGTCAGTGTTGGCGGATCAAAGCATGCAAGCGAAGTCATCGCGGTCAGCACATCGGATGCACACACATCGGAGACGATCAATGGGGTGGGTTATCAAAAGTATTCCAAAACGATGGCCAATGCGTACCAGTGGGACACGGTCGATGTCAGCGCTTATCCGACCGGATCGAGTCAAGTACCGACGAATACAGAGCTTGCTAATTTCCAATTGATTAAGTTTTACGGCGTTGACGATGCAGGTGGAAAAACGATCAATTTTTACTGCACAAAAGCGGTCTCATCAGACTTTGCGATCTTAGTGACAGGAGTGGCGTATGGCTGA
- a CDS encoding phage distal tail protein: protein MRSITCTNKSGLICTFGEGGFSPFLLADADGLYSKTMNVNTSSNTGVDGSVYHSSSLKQRNIVLTLKDIGNYVENRAFLNALFEEKTLGELLIRDGSEERKIEYIVEKVTSDGINAYRTHQVSLICPDPYFYDLYDTSFTMSSFMPSFSFKHAFTVAKEELGYRQKEKIKVIRNEQSIDGTGMTIQITCNGSVKNPSITRVEDHAHISIGTTAKPLSLVAGDVVTVTTDNGNKKVMLTHDGNTSSINQYLSEDSTFLQLSRGTNSIGYSADEGVDSMIIGISYRQRYTSV, encoded by the coding sequence ATGCGGTCAATCACATGCACAAATAAAAGCGGCTTAATTTGTACATTTGGAGAGGGCGGATTCTCGCCCTTTCTTTTGGCTGATGCGGATGGATTGTATTCCAAAACAATGAACGTCAACACTTCATCCAACACTGGTGTTGATGGATCTGTTTATCATTCGTCATCGCTGAAACAGCGCAATATTGTTTTGACATTGAAAGACATCGGGAATTATGTTGAAAACCGTGCTTTTCTGAATGCGCTTTTTGAGGAAAAGACATTAGGAGAACTGCTGATCAGAGATGGGAGTGAAGAGCGCAAGATTGAGTACATTGTCGAGAAAGTAACTTCGGACGGGATTAACGCATATCGTACACATCAAGTCTCTTTGATCTGCCCAGATCCTTACTTTTATGATCTTTACGACACAAGCTTTACGATGTCCTCATTTATGCCATCCTTCTCTTTCAAGCATGCTTTTACGGTGGCCAAAGAGGAGCTTGGTTATCGCCAAAAAGAAAAGATAAAAGTTATTCGGAATGAACAGAGCATTGATGGTACAGGAATGACGATCCAGATTACATGCAATGGATCGGTAAAAAACCCGTCCATTACGCGCGTCGAGGATCATGCGCACATCTCCATCGGGACAACGGCAAAACCGCTTAGCCTAGTGGCTGGGGACGTTGTGACGGTGACGACGGACAACGGCAATAAAAAGGTTATGCTGACACACGATGGGAACACGTCCAGCATCAACCAGTATCTGAGCGAAGATTCGACTTTTTTGCAGCTGTCGAGAGGAACAAACAGCATCGGTTACAGTGCGGATGAAGGCGTTGACAGCATGATCATCGGGATCAGTTACCGTCAGAGGTACACCAGTGTATGA
- a CDS encoding phage tail tape measure protein, which produces MAEGIELATAYVRIVPTTEDISGNLKTALEDPSEESGKNAGKKAGSGFSDSFGKNVTKFGDEFSKKVSVPITAGITAAMASWSKVDNGLDIVVQKTGASGEALEKMQQTVKDLATTMPVSFADAGTAVGEINTRFGATGEQLEEMSQQFLKFAQINNVDVNSSIDNVQKAMSAFGLTADDAGAMLDTLNKVGQDTGISMDTLEQLMVQNSTALQSMGLNASDSAVLLGQLEKSGADVQTVMMGLTRVQASAMQDGVSMQEEFQKAVGSSDDAVAIFGTRAGAKLYELFNNGTLNADMFTQSQTSLQDALGSTADTFDAMQNPADQWQTVLNNLMVLGYQIGEAVMPSITSAVQTLVPILQKGSEIWEGLNPSTRDLIIKAALLSAAAGPVISTGGKLISGAASLTSHFGNVATKAGGFASKLTGLGTSAAQAAPGVTQASTSFGQLAGQALSLVALGGGIALAGVGIKQVADAAVKVTQAGPGAGTAMALMVVSIAGLAAGAAMLGPALTAGAVGFVAFGAAVLGIGAGVDLAASGMAKLAEQLPIVSEYGSSSALAFLELAGGLTTFGLGSAAGAAGAVALGLGLLDMSVNMGVVSAASLVFNPAMKTMTKHFDKLILQFPKIKTGISGLKTDLSTMQKSFTDADTSISKTMDTMKKKVIESIDEMARKFKNTKFEFNQHIAIPHFSMSGGFNANGGVPSVSVNWYSKAMDQPIILEGATIFGTNGSNLLGGGEAGREVIMSEDYMRNMVSNSSQTFNQNITINAPSELDPSEIARQTRNSTRELLLSLRGV; this is translated from the coding sequence ATGGCAGAAGGAATAGAACTGGCAACCGCCTACGTGCGGATTGTACCAACAACAGAAGATATTAGCGGGAACCTTAAAACAGCGCTTGAAGATCCATCCGAAGAATCCGGAAAGAATGCCGGTAAGAAAGCAGGATCAGGCTTTTCCGATTCGTTTGGAAAGAACGTAACAAAATTCGGTGATGAGTTTTCTAAGAAAGTCTCCGTTCCGATTACGGCCGGAATCACGGCTGCGATGGCTTCGTGGTCCAAGGTTGATAACGGTCTTGACATTGTTGTGCAGAAAACAGGAGCTTCCGGCGAAGCCCTTGAAAAGATGCAGCAGACGGTTAAGGATCTGGCAACAACAATGCCGGTCAGCTTTGCAGATGCGGGAACAGCCGTTGGTGAAATCAATACCCGATTTGGTGCAACAGGGGAGCAGCTGGAGGAAATGTCACAGCAATTCCTAAAGTTTGCACAGATCAACAATGTTGATGTAAACAGTTCCATTGATAATGTGCAGAAGGCAATGTCTGCCTTTGGGCTTACAGCTGACGACGCTGGCGCAATGCTTGACACCTTAAATAAGGTTGGTCAGGATACCGGCATCAGCATGGACACTCTGGAACAGCTGATGGTGCAGAACAGCACCGCGCTGCAGAGCATGGGATTGAATGCTTCGGATTCTGCTGTGCTCCTTGGTCAGTTAGAGAAATCCGGAGCTGATGTGCAGACGGTCATGATGGGGCTTACGCGTGTGCAGGCATCCGCTATGCAGGATGGTGTCAGCATGCAGGAGGAGTTCCAGAAGGCAGTAGGGAGCTCCGATGATGCTGTTGCCATCTTCGGGACACGAGCAGGAGCAAAGCTGTATGAGCTGTTTAACAATGGAACATTGAACGCGGACATGTTTACGCAATCGCAGACAAGTCTGCAGGATGCACTAGGGTCTACAGCTGATACCTTTGACGCAATGCAGAATCCTGCCGATCAGTGGCAAACAGTGCTCAATAACCTGATGGTGCTTGGGTATCAGATCGGCGAGGCAGTCATGCCATCTATCACGTCGGCGGTGCAGACACTTGTACCGATTCTGCAGAAGGGAAGCGAAATCTGGGAAGGTTTGAACCCGTCAACGCGAGATCTGATTATTAAGGCTGCTCTTTTATCAGCCGCTGCCGGACCGGTTATCAGCACTGGCGGGAAATTAATTTCAGGAGCCGCAAGTCTTACATCACATTTTGGCAATGTGGCCACAAAAGCAGGCGGGTTTGCCTCAAAACTTACCGGTCTTGGAACATCTGCTGCGCAAGCGGCACCAGGAGTGACACAGGCATCTACCTCGTTTGGTCAGCTGGCAGGGCAGGCTCTTTCCCTAGTTGCACTTGGCGGTGGAATTGCTCTTGCTGGTGTTGGGATCAAACAGGTTGCGGATGCAGCTGTAAAAGTAACACAGGCTGGCCCGGGAGCAGGAACGGCAATGGCATTGATGGTTGTGTCAATTGCTGGCTTAGCAGCTGGTGCCGCAATGTTAGGACCGGCGTTAACAGCTGGAGCAGTTGGATTCGTTGCCTTTGGAGCCGCTGTTCTTGGCATTGGTGCTGGTGTTGATCTTGCCGCTTCGGGAATGGCTAAGCTGGCGGAACAGCTTCCGATTGTTTCGGAATATGGATCGTCGTCTGCACTGGCATTTCTTGAGTTGGCTGGAGGATTGACAACGTTTGGGCTTGGCTCTGCTGCGGGGGCAGCCGGAGCGGTGGCTTTAGGCCTTGGCCTTCTGGACATGTCCGTGAATATGGGGGTTGTTTCGGCGGCAAGCCTTGTTTTTAATCCAGCCATGAAAACTATGACGAAGCACTTCGATAAGCTGATTCTTCAGTTCCCGAAAATCAAAACAGGGATTTCCGGGCTAAAAACAGATCTATCGACAATGCAGAAGAGCTTCACGGATGCTGATACATCCATTTCCAAAACGATGGATACGATGAAGAAAAAAGTCATCGAAAGTATCGATGAAATGGCAAGGAAGTTCAAAAACACGAAATTCGAGTTCAACCAGCATATTGCGATTCCCCACTTCTCAATGAGCGGTGGCTTTAATGCAAACGGCGGTGTTCCTTCTGTTTCTGTTAACTGGTATAGCAAAGCTATGGATCAGCCGATTATTCTGGAAGGTGCGACGATTTTCGGGACAAACGGCAGCAATCTGCTTGGCGGCGGGGAGGCCGGACGTGAGGTCATTATGTCGGAGGACTATATGCGGAACATGGTCTCCAATTCTTCACAGACGTTCAATCAGAACATCACCATAAACGCACCGTCTGAGCTTGATCCCAGTGAGATTGCACGGCAGACACGCAACTCGACGCGTGAGCTGCTGCTGTCATTGAGAGGTGTCTAA